The Lepeophtheirus salmonis chromosome 1, UVic_Lsal_1.4, whole genome shotgun sequence genome has a segment encoding these proteins:
- the LOC121113990 gene encoding trypsin-1, which produces MSRILSVLLFVALTTANPTQTHINEGRIIGGEEVEPNSIPFQVAFQKTSGFLLCGASIINKDTAITAAHCCSDLSPEDVMVVAGEHDLSEKSGDEQTVGVQKIIMHELYGTKRNSYDICLLKLESPLKLNDKVKTITLPEKDEEFTGEAIVSGWGVRSFGSSTSPVLRATNITLISFDECKDKYGRQFDETMICAGSLGKDSCQGDSGGPLFQNGKLVGIVSWGVFCGHPSYPGVYGKVSKFHDWILAHN; this is translated from the exons ATGTCTAGAATCTTATCAGTGCTATTATTTGTTGCACTTACTACCGCCAATCCGACCCAAACACATATTAATGAAGGGCGAATTATAGGGGGCGAAGAGGTTGAGCCTAATTCTATTCCCTTTCAAGTTGCCTTCCAGAAAACTTCTGGATTCTTATTATGTGGGGCATCCATTATCAACAAG GATACTGCCATCACTGCTGCCCATTGCTGTAGCGATCTTAGCCCAGAGGATGTCATGGTTGTTGCTGGAGAACATGATCTATCTGAGAAAAGTGGAGATGAACAAACGGTTGGAgtgcaaaaaattataatgcatGAACTGTATGGAACTAAAAGGAATAGTTACGATATTTGTCTTTTGAAACTAGAATCTCCTTTAAAGCTAAATGA TAAGGTCAAGACAATTACTCTCCCTGAAAAGGATGAAGAATTTACTGGTGAAGCTATTGTGTCTGGATGGGGAGTTCGTTCCTTTGGAAGTTCAACATCTCCAGTTCTAAGAGCCactaatattacattaatttcatTCGATG AATGTAAAGACAAGTATGGTCGCCAATTTGATGAAACCATGATCTGTGCCGGATCCCTTGGAAAAGATTCTTGTCAAGGTGATTCTGGTGgtcctttatttcaaaatggaaaaCTTGTTGGCATAGTATCATGGGGCGTTTTTTGTGGACATCCAAGTTATCCAGGAGTTTatggaaaagtttcaaaattccATGATTGGATTCTTGCacacaattaa